A genomic stretch from Achromobacter spanius includes:
- a CDS encoding DUF6984 family protein, which translates to MRRLNFNERKYIEEMIKSSGAGRPLVARLDDVMVESIEDGGMGSLLFLSARPGRILGREIARGEFKDEDGVWVMAVLSLDNFGDLYELDVWKTDFSKLKSFP; encoded by the coding sequence ATGAGAAGATTAAATTTTAACGAGCGTAAATACATAGAAGAAATGATTAAGTCTTCGGGCGCCGGTAGGCCCTTAGTGGCAAGGCTTGATGATGTGATGGTGGAAAGCATCGAAGATGGAGGAATGGGAAGTTTATTGTTCCTCTCTGCCCGTCCAGGACGTATTCTTGGAAGAGAAATTGCGCGTGGGGAGTTCAAAGATGAAGATGGAGTTTGGGTTATGGCGGTCCTTAGTTTGGACAATTTTGGAGATTTGTACGAGTTGGATGTTTGGAAAACCGATTTTTCTAAATTGAAGAGTTTTCCATAG
- a CDS encoding colicin E3/pyocin S6 family cytotoxin — MAWDSIAEAGVSGAATAVGAVGVRPAKVGAKGALPGGKTAEEFEQSIVNLPPGERVAHIKSMVASVAKANGMIKDNKLSKLNGRDVYKARDGNLYAVDTQHGRFEVVNAKNGKHLGEVNFEFRETPAADKAGGHNLKVN; from the coding sequence TTGGCATGGGATAGCATCGCTGAAGCCGGGGTGTCGGGTGCGGCGACGGCGGTTGGCGCGGTGGGGGTCCGACCGGCGAAGGTGGGGGCAAAGGGTGCGCTGCCTGGGGGAAAAACTGCCGAAGAATTTGAACAATCCATAGTTAACTTGCCGCCGGGCGAGAGAGTGGCTCACATCAAGAGCATGGTAGCTAGCGTAGCGAAAGCGAATGGAATGATTAAGGACAACAAGCTGAGCAAACTTAATGGACGTGATGTCTATAAGGCTCGGGATGGAAATCTGTACGCGGTAGATACGCAGCACGGACGCTTTGAGGTTGTTAATGCTAAAAATGGCAAACATCTAGGCGAGGTCAACTTCGAGTTTAGGGAAACACCGGCAGCGGACAAGGCGGGTGGGCATAATTTAAAGGTTAATTAA
- the imm45 gene encoding Imm45 family immunity protein has product MIEKVKLVESTEDFLWRGNILSLPAKYPYEDFVDFMVFETKDRDRPYGLIVTSGYKAGLVLVHLPAESSALGRGIDRVWIVSNWNTWIYPDCDVSCVYLIDRYRSACLF; this is encoded by the coding sequence ATGATCGAAAAAGTGAAGCTCGTAGAATCTACAGAAGATTTTTTGTGGCGAGGTAATATACTTAGTCTGCCAGCAAAATATCCGTATGAAGATTTCGTGGACTTTATGGTCTTTGAAACTAAGGATCGAGATAGGCCATATGGATTGATTGTTACCTCTGGCTATAAGGCCGGGCTAGTCTTGGTCCATTTGCCTGCGGAAAGCTCCGCATTAGGAAGAGGGATTGATCGAGTATGGATAGTTTCAAATTGGAATACTTGGATTTATCCCGATTGTGACGTATCTTGCGTTTATCTGATCGATAGATACAGATCTGCGTGCCTTTTTTGA
- a CDS encoding pre-toxin TG domain-containing protein, which translates to MAKNTGLVGGVIASSDKAVADGKNVLTTGTLTSRDVENRASDEGQSIQLGGGVSFGGGKDDGKSGGKSGGKDGDKDQSNIGTDGKGDVAGGSKATPNSKLASANGISMGVPVVMGASDQSSSTTLSGISGGTVVIRDEAGQKAQTGQTAAEVIAGLNRDTTDTLNSLDPIFNEKEIRAGFEIVGEAGRQVGQFLVNRGKEIQDARERSEDKSLSYADRAKAAQEYADLESKWGSQGTSSQWATIILGAVSGNVTGSSSQFIQAAAVNYLQTLGAAKIKELSGALGGEGSVGHAALHAVLGCAGAAAQGASCGAGGAGAFSGVVLSKLLESMDGANAKDLSPEEAQARVNLISSIVAGIAASIDPSAAVPAEIAARIEAEHNSQYQNRDKVARMKADITTSAIASCGGDDACLSAEFARADKMAAAYDVALTLGHYPKLSKEKTDMLAQSVLDLAPGVSNASALYELLTGKTATGDDANRYFAAIGLVPVVGGMLKKGGQSVHAFAMAEKALDVGKVGGKAEIVGAKGVDEIF; encoded by the coding sequence GTGGCGAAGAACACCGGCCTAGTCGGTGGCGTCATTGCCAGCAGCGACAAGGCGGTTGCCGATGGCAAGAACGTCCTGACCACCGGCACCCTGACCAGCCGCGACGTCGAAAACCGCGCCAGCGACGAAGGGCAGTCCATTCAGTTGGGCGGAGGCGTGAGCTTCGGCGGCGGCAAGGATGACGGTAAAAGCGGCGGCAAAAGCGGCGGGAAGGACGGCGACAAGGACCAGAGCAACATCGGCACCGACGGCAAGGGGGACGTTGCGGGCGGAAGCAAGGCGACGCCGAACTCGAAGCTGGCCAGCGCTAACGGCATCAGCATGGGCGTGCCCGTCGTCATGGGCGCCAGCGACCAGTCCAGCTCCACCACGCTCAGCGGTATCAGCGGCGGAACGGTCGTCATTCGCGACGAGGCGGGGCAGAAGGCGCAGACAGGGCAGACGGCGGCCGAGGTGATCGCCGGACTGAACCGCGACACCACGGACACGTTGAACAGCCTGGATCCGATTTTTAACGAGAAGGAGATTCGGGCCGGGTTCGAGATCGTGGGGGAAGCTGGCCGGCAGGTGGGCCAGTTTTTGGTGAATCGGGGCAAGGAAATTCAAGACGCTAGGGAGCGTTCGGAAGATAAGTCCCTTTCGTACGCTGACCGCGCTAAAGCCGCCCAAGAATATGCTGACCTGGAAAGCAAATGGGGCAGTCAAGGGACGTCTAGCCAATGGGCCACGATCATTTTGGGCGCGGTCAGCGGCAACGTGACCGGGAGCAGCAGCCAGTTCATCCAAGCTGCAGCCGTCAATTACCTGCAGACCCTGGGCGCAGCGAAGATCAAGGAGTTGAGTGGTGCGCTGGGCGGCGAGGGTTCCGTCGGGCACGCAGCGCTGCATGCGGTATTGGGTTGCGCGGGGGCTGCTGCGCAAGGCGCATCGTGTGGTGCCGGCGGTGCGGGCGCGTTTTCTGGGGTTGTGCTGAGCAAGCTGCTGGAGAGCATGGATGGAGCCAACGCCAAGGATTTGTCACCTGAAGAGGCGCAAGCGCGAGTCAACCTGATTAGCAGCATCGTCGCAGGGATTGCTGCGTCGATTGATCCGAGTGCGGCAGTGCCGGCGGAAATCGCGGCGCGCATCGAGGCGGAGCACAACAGCCAGTATCAGAACCGCGACAAGGTTGCGCGGATGAAGGCGGATATCACCACTTCGGCGATTGCTTCTTGCGGCGGTGACGATGCATGTTTGTCCGCGGAGTTCGCGCGGGCAGACAAGATGGCGGCAGCGTACGACGTTGCGCTGACACTAGGCCACTACCCAAAGCTGAGCAAAGAAAAGACGGACATGCTCGCGCAATCGGTGTTAGATCTGGCGCCGGGGGTGTCCAATGCGAGTGCGCTGTACGAGCTTTTGACGGGCAAAACTGCGACAGGCGACGATGCAAACCGATACTTCGCCGCGATCGGATTGGTGCCGGTGGTCGGCGGGATGCTGAAAAAGGGTGGTCAATCGGTTCATGCGTTCGCGATGGCGGAGAAGGCGCTTGACGTTGGGAAGGTGGGGGGGAAGGCCGAGATAGTTGGGGCGAAAGGTGTCGATGAAATTTTTTAA